A genomic stretch from Xenopus laevis strain J_2021 chromosome 6S, Xenopus_laevis_v10.1, whole genome shotgun sequence includes:
- the LOC108719818 gene encoding gamma-crystallin N, translating to MSQYSGKIIFYEGKCFTGRKLEVFGDCDNFQDRGFMNRVNSIRVETGAWICYDHPDFKGQQYILERGEYPDLHRWNGHNDHMGSCRPVRMHGERYRLELFEGCNFTGQCMEFHEDCPYLQGRGWNKNCVNACKVYGDGAWMLYEEPNYRGRMYIVERGDYRSFNEWQSQNANIQSVRRVVNYF from the exons ATCATTTTCTATGAAGGCAAATGTTTCACAGGGAGGAAGCTGGAGGTGTTCGGAGACTGTGACAACTTCCAGGACCGGGGCTTCATGAACCGAGTGAACTCTATCCGGGTGGAGACCGGCGCCTGGATCTGCTACGACCATCCTGACTTTAAGGGGCAACAGTACATCCTGGAGCGAGGGGAGTACCCAGATCTCCACCGGTGGAATGGGCACAATGACCACATGGGATCCTGCAGGCCTGTTAGAATG CACGGTGAGAGATACAGGCTGGAGTTGTTCGAGGGTTGCAACTTCACTGGCCAGTGTATGGAGTTCCACGAGGACTGTCCCTACCTGCAGGGACGCGGCTGGaacaaaaactgtgtaaatgCCTGCAAAGTCTATGGAGATGGAGC CTGGATGCTGTACGAGGAGCCTAACTACCGCGGGCGCATGTACATCGTGGAAAGGGGCGATTACCGCAGCTTTAATGAGTGGCAGAGCCAGAACGCAAACATTCAGTCCGTCAGACGGGTAGTTAATTATTTCTAA